In one Leishmania infantum JPCM5 genome chromosome 7 genomic region, the following are encoded:
- a CDS encoding malonyl-coa decarboxylase-like protein, with protein MRCVYRPASGASGCCRATASGGTTLSAGTVAYASRHFSAPTRLSRSEPPPPPLPPLPGPGATVSEERVARWCRRLWDLTRKSTGSVASAHVTPQLQLAAHRATAALLSSSSASPFTAPLQIDDNGEVTGEVVLSCLRRAIRSDQGRIPGVIVESVWAAFDVLVPPIVQNSVTEDSITPATEDSFFMFISTLNELNFDLHAVVKASTQLTAKVDSYVALLRQAEAQETQQAATAAACGSAQAAIDGCELMEKLMKTKGEVMQCCFEARNAGSPLYYTWLWHTAAMPDGLRRLMHFRKLTHFFESLCKRHIKHLMQQQQQQPQRRSLLSSSAPATGESAGTLPSAAASSATEQSRCAGELSKWRSRLVEVGLIDGAMSLLLHDLFSKEYLVMEELTWLSTPPSMLDQIMRAESVHPFVRGLEDMRHRLQPAHHRHLFAFLHPAVVEEPLIAVQVALTHGIASSVDQILGRPTPLSDPANTSKAALYFRHALESSAAVDCAGAAEDGNVNTAIFYSINSAQSALRGMDMGNRLIKRVVQEVEGNINARRQARSLTPIHTFSTLSPIPLYVKWLADKVAALAAAAATATTMTASGIFGKQLSATEEDTRYLEPLRAAIAGYVLRHPGALPAEARAVMSAAAASSHGNHAAANIAALQYLVRLLQDSSSPPSLPRDDPAMFAAGSTSTERHQQPWWMDHAFTMALEAPLLHSVATYLCTAKRSGDGRIRDPVGNFHVSNGATVYRLNFLANTTPKASCESACIMVNYWYDLPTVSANAAQYEVSRTVPLGEPIKTLLGDI; from the coding sequence aTGCGCTGTGTTTATCGGCCTGCCAGCGGCGCGagtggctgctgcagagccACTGCTAGCGGCGGCACTACCCTTTCCGCCGGCACCGTGGCGTACGCCTCGCGGCACTTCAGTGCGCCTACGCGTCTGTCGCGATCGgaaccaccgccaccgccactcccGCCACTCCCGGGGCCAGGCGCCACGGTGAGCGAGGAACGTGTCGCACGATGGTGTCGGCGGCTGTGGGACCTCACGCGCAAGTCCACTGGCAGCGTGGCCTCTGCCCATGTCACCCCACAGCTTCAACTCGCCGCCCAcagagcaacagcagcactgttatcatcgtcgtcggcgtcccCCTTCACCGCGCCACTGCAGATTGACGACAATGGGGAGGTGACGGGCGAGGTGGTGCTGTCctgcctgcgccgcgccatccGTAGCGATCAAGGCCGCATTCCTGGCGTCATTGTGGAGAGCGTGTGGGCCGCCTTCGACGTGCTCGTGCCGCCCATCGTCCAGAACAGCGTCACAGAGGATAGCATCACACCCGCGACGGAGGATAGCTTCTTTATGTTCATCTCGACCTTGAACGAGCTCAACTTCGACCTGCACGCGGTCGTGAAGGCAAGCACGCAGCTGACAGCGAAGGTGGACTCCTACGTGGCCCTTCTACGGCAGGCGGAGGCTCAAGAAACGCAGcaagcggcaacagcagctgccTGTGGCTCTGCACAGGCCGCTATCGACGGATGCGAGCTCATGGAGAAGCTCATGAAGACTAAGGGGGAGGTCATGCAGTGCTGCTTCGAGGCCCGCAACGCCGGCTCTCCTCTCTACTACACGTGGTTGTGGCACACGGCCGCCATGCCGGACGGCCTGCGGCGGCTCATGCATTTTCGAAAGCTGACCCATTTCTTCGAGAGCTTGTGCAAGCGACACATCAAACATctcatgcagcagcagcagcagcagccgcagcggcggagctTACTGTCTTCTTCGGCGCCTGCTACTGGCGAGTCTGCGGGGACGTtgccatcagcagcagcatcaagCGCCACGGAGCAAAGTCGCTGCGCTGGCGAGCTCTCCAAGTGGCGTAGTCGTCTCGTCGAGGTAGGCCTAATCGATGGTGCCATGTCGCTTCTCTTGCACGACCTCTTCTCCAAGGAGTACTTGGTGATGGAGGAGCTGACGTGGctctcgacgccgccgtcgatgctGGACCAGATCATGCGTGCCGAGTCTGTCCATCCGTTCGTCCGCGGACTCGAAGACATGCGCCATCGCCTGCAACCggctcaccaccgccacttgTTCGCCTTTCTGCACCCCGCCGTTGTCGAGGAGCCGCTCATCGCCGTGCAGGTGGCCTTGACGCACGGCATCGCCAGCTCTGTGGACCAGATCTTGGGTCGCCCTACGCCGCTGTCAGACCCGGCGAACACGTCGAAGGCGGCCCTCTACTTCCGCCACGCACTGGAAtcctcggcggcggttgactgcgccggtgcggcggaAGATGGCAACGTGAACACCGCCATCTTCTACAGCATCAACTCTGCCCAGAGTGCGTTGCGTGGCATGGACATGGGCAACCGCCTCATCAAGCGCGTCgtgcaggaggtggagggcaaCATTAATGCCcggcggcaggcgcgcaGCTTGACTCCCATCCACACCTTCAGCACCCTCTCACCCATCCCACTCTACGTCAAGTGGCTGGCTGATAAGGtggctgcgctggcggctgccgctgcgacagCTACCACGATGACGGCGAGCGGCATCTTTGGCAAGCAGCTCTCCGCAACCGAGGAAGATACACGCTACTTGGAGCCGCTTCGCGCGGCGATTGCCGGCTACGTCCTGCGGCACCCCGGTGCCCTACCGGCGGAGGCGCGTGCGGTGAtgtcagcggcggccgcaaGCAGTCACGGCAACCACGCGGCTGCAAACATAGCGGCACTGCAGTACCTCGTGCGTCTGCTCCAAGACTCATCTTCGCCCCCCTCGTTGCCGCGCGATGATCCTGCCATGTTCGCCGCGGGCAGCACCTCGACAgagcggcatcagcagccatgGTGGATGGACCATGCGTTCACGATGGCCCTCGAGGCGCCCCTGCTGCACTCCGTTGCCACGTACCTGTGCACTGCCAAGCGTAGTGGTGATGGCCGCATTCGCGACCCAGTCGGCAACTTTCACGTGTCTAATGGCGCCACTGTTTATCGACTAAACTTCCTGGCGAACACGACCCCGAAGGCCAGTTGTGAGAGCGCCTGCATCATGGTGAACTACTGGTACGACCTGCCAACGGTCTCAGCCAACGCTGCGCAGTACGAGGTGAGCCGCACCGTGCCCCTCGGTGAGCCGATCAAGACGCTGCTGGGGGACATTTAG